GCCCTGAGTTCCTTGCTGGACCGGGGCATGGTGACTCTTGGCGGTGAGGGGGACGGGCGGTTCGCGGCGGCCCATCCGGCCGTCGCCCTCGGTGGCGAGCTCGTCGCGCATCGCGAACGCCTGGAGCACGCCGAGCTGACCGTCGCCCAGCTCGTGGAGACCTACCGTGCCGCCTCTGTCGACCGGGTCCAGCGTGAGCTGCTGGAGGTCGTCGAGGGCACCGAAGCCATTCGCAGGTGCTATCTCCAGATCCAGCTCTCGGCCCGGGAGGGTCTCGACATCCTGTCTGCCGGCGAACCCCGTGCGGTCACGCCGGACGACAGCGAGGAGGTGACCGTCATGAGTCGCGACGTGCGGGTGCGCGCCGTCGTCGACCAGGGGTTCCTCAAGCTGCCCGGAGCCGCCGGCCATCTGAACCGGTCCCTCGCCGACGGCGTGCATGTTCGTACCGTCGCCGAGGTGCCGTGCAAACTCATCGTCGCCGACGGCGAGGTGGCGATGCTGCCGCTGTCCGGCCGAGGCGTCGAGGTGGACCCGGCGGTCGTGCTGCGCGGTGGCCTCGCCCACGTCGCCCGCGAACTGTTCGAGCAGGTGTGGGAACGCGCCCACCCCTACCAGGATCCGGACCCGGCGATCGACCCGTCGGACGTCCACATTCTCCGCCTGCTGCTCGCCGGACTGACCGA
Above is a genomic segment from Streptomyces sp. NBC_00094 containing:
- a CDS encoding helix-turn-helix domain-containing protein, with the protein product MGLEELGLTAEEAAVYRALVAVPSAQGSDVADAARLPRERTDGALSSLLDRGMVTLGGEGDGRFAAAHPAVALGGELVAHRERLEHAELTVAQLVETYRAASVDRVQRELLEVVEGTEAIRRCYLQIQLSAREGLDILSAGEPRAVTPDDSEEVTVMSRDVRVRAVVDQGFLKLPGAAGHLNRSLADGVHVRTVAEVPCKLIVADGEVAMLPLSGRGVEVDPAVVLRGGLAHVARELFEQVWERAHPYQDPDPAIDPSDVHILRLLLAGLTDTAVAGQLDMSVRTLQRRLKVLMAQAGATTRMQLGWHARHHDWV